From Microbacterium sp. LWH7-1.2:
GCCCGGCGGCGCATCGGCAAGCCGCTCGGCGAGGAGGCGCTCGACGCCGACCGGGTGTGGGCCCGACGCTTCGACGGACCGCCGATCGAGTTCGTCGTGCTCGGCGACTCGATCGCGGCCGGGCTCGGGGCGCAGCGCCGCAAGGACACGCTCGGCGGCCGCCTGGCGAAGGGACTCGCGCGCGCCGAGCGCCGGCCGGTGCGCCTGCGGACGGCCGCGATCGTGGGCTCGGAGTCGTCGGTGCTCGCGGCGCAGGTCGACGCACTGCCCGCCGACTACCGCCCCGACGTCGCCGTGATCGTCGTCGGCGGCAACGACATCACCCACCGCGTGCCGGTGTCGACGTCGATCGCACACCTCGAGGAGGCGATCGTGCGCCTGCGTGCGCGCGGCGCCGTGGTCGTCGTGGGCACCTGCCCCGATCTCGGCGCGCTGCGCCCGGTTCCGCAGCCGCTGCGCGCCCTCGGCTCACGCCTGTCGCGGCAGCTCGCCGACGCGCAGGCTGCCGCCGCCGCCCGCACCGGTGCTCGCTCCGT
This genomic window contains:
- a CDS encoding SGNH/GDSL hydrolase family protein, with product MVLVGGRAVLKRQAAVARRRIGKPLGEEALDADRVWARRFDGPPIEFVVLGDSIAAGLGAQRRKDTLGGRLAKGLARAERRPVRLRTAAIVGSESSVLAAQVDALPADYRPDVAVIVVGGNDITHRVPVSTSIAHLEEAIVRLRARGAVVVVGTCPDLGALRPVPQPLRALGSRLSRQLADAQAAAAARTGARSVSLGRAVGPFFVTEPDEMFSLDRFHPSALGYRRTAEALLPPLLAELAAAREDAVSPR